The genomic stretch TATTATTTAAAAATAAAAGTATAATAAAAACAATAAATTAATTATATTTTATCACTATATTATACAATTTAAAAACACATATAAAATAATTGACAGAATTAAATAAATATGTATTGTATAAATAATTGTTATTATATAATATAAAATGACAATTAAAATAAAATTATTAATTAAAATTTTATGTTATATTCTTCTTTTCAGAAGATAAATAGACATTATCGGTAGATGATGCGGTATTTTTTGTTTAGAGGGTACAGTAAAAATAATTTATTTTAGTAAATAGTATATAGGTGGTTATGATGAAAATATTTAAGCATTGTATATTGTATGTTGTTGCAATGGCTATTTTCTTTTCACAGGTTTTTGGTGCGAATGCCGATTCTTTAAATAATCGATTTCAAAATATTGGTTTCATTTCTGTAATGACACAAGAAAATGGGGTTAATAAAGCTGTTAATATGATTATGAACCAATTTGGAGGAAAAAGGGCTGACAAAAATGTCCAAAAGGTCGCGGCTTTAATGGGAATGGAGGCAGCGATTTTTGGTTTAATCGCATATCTTGTATATTTCTTTACGAGAAAGCCACCCAGTCCAAACAGAGCGACAGGTGGGAGAATATTTGATGCTTTTGCTTATAGCTCATGGGCTCTTAATCCTTGATGAACTTTAAATTATTCTATTATTGGATGTTTTATATTACATAAACCGTGATTTCAAATCACGGTTTATGTTTTTAGTGCTATTGATAAATTTATTTTTTTATATCATTAAGATATTGTTTGTAGGATGGCAGAATAGGGCGCATTAAATTTAAATAATTAGCTGGCTTTTAAAGTTAATTAAATTTTTTCTCTTCAAAACACGCATAATGCATATACTTTAATTGAGATACTCATAAACTTTGTGTATCCACTTGAAAAACACAGAGTAATACAATCTTATGGTTATGTGGATTTTCTTTTTAATGACTGAAAAAGCATACTGATGCGTCTTAAAAATATTTGCAAAAAATGCTTTTATTGAAAGCGTTTTGCCTCTTTGTGGTTTACAATTTTTTTTATCATTTTATCCTTAAGCAAAGAGAATGGGGATTCATTTCTATTTCTCTGTTTTATCTGAGAAAGGTGGAGTTATACGAATGTCAAAAAAAGTCATGATCGTGGAAGATAATGAGCTTAATATGAAGTTATTCCGTGATCTTGTAGAAGCGAGTGGCTATGAAACTGTTGAAACACGTAATGGTCTTATGGCATTAGATTTGGCGCGTTCATCGATGCCATCTCTTATCCTTGTGGATATCCAGTTGCCAGAGGTTTCCGGAATAGATGTCATTAAACAATTAAAAGAAGATGAGGAATTGAGATCAATCCCTGTTGTTGCTGTAACAGCCTTTGCTATGAAGGGAGATGAGGAGCGAATTCGAGCAAGTGGATGTGAAGAATATATGTCAAAGCCTATTTCTGTTCCTCATTTTATTACAATGGTGAAACATTTTGTGGATTAAAGCTCTTTGTTAAATGATGATAGAAAAAGGCATTGAAAGGCTTACGGGATTGCTAAAGTTATTGTGCAAATATTTTTGTGTTTTAGCGGGAATATATTTTAGTTTCCAAAACAGACTTTAAAAATTGAAAAGAGTTTTTTATTTTTGGTTTATGTTTCTTACTTTTTGTTTTAAGAGAAGTTGTTATTTTATACTCTTATTCTCTTCTAAGTGGTATAAGATTTTTTCCTGCATTCATCTAAAAGTCTGTTTTAGCAGAGCGAAAAAAGCCCCGATGCAAACGGGGCTCTATATATTGCACAAATATTGAAATTAACGTTTCGAAAACTGGAAAGAACGACGTGCTTTTGCTTTACCGTATTTTTTACGTTCAACGACACGGCTATCGCGGGTAAGAAATCCCCCTTTTTTCAAAATTGGGCGAAGTTCTGGTTCGTAATAGGTTAAAGCTTTGGAAATACCATGACGTACTGCACCAGCTTGTCCAGAAAGACCTCCACCTGCAACGGTTGCAATAATATCAAATTGGGTATCCCTATTTGTTGCAACAATTGGTTGACGAAGAATCATTCTCAAAACAGGACGAGCAAAATATTTGTCAAATTCTTTGTTGTTAATGGTAATTTTTCCAGAACCTGGTTTAATCCATACGCGAGCAACAGCGTCTTTACGTTTTCCTGTTGCATAGGCACGCCCTTGTGAATCAAGCTTTTGCACATGGACAGGAGCGGTATTTTCATGAGCTTCCACAGTATTTGTTACGACACTGAGCTCAGCAAGAGAATTAATTTCAGCCATAATCAAGCAATCCTTTTGTTTTTGCGGTTTAAAGCACTAACGTCAAGAGACTCGGGCTGTTGTGCTTCATGCGGATGTTGGCTTCCAGCGTAAACACGGAGATTCTTCAATTGACGGCGACCAAGGGGGCCACGCGGAATCATACGTTCTACAGCTTTTTCAACAACGCGTTCGGGAAAACGTCCTTCAAGAAGCTGACGCGCTGTACGTTCTTTGATTCCACCAATATAGCCGGTATGCCAATAATATTTTTTATCCGTATATTTCTTACCGGTGAGAGCTATTTTATCGGCATTGATGACAATAACATTGTCACCATCATCAACATGTGGCGTAAATGTAGCTTTATGTTTACCACGTAAGCGGTTTGCAACAAATGTGGCAAGACGCCCTAAAACAAGGTTTTCTGCGTCAATAATAACCCATTTTTTCACCACTTCAGTTGGCTTTTGTGAAAAAGTTGCCATAGAAGTATCCTTTAATTAAAGCCCCTGTAGCATGAGGGCATTTTCATTGTTTGCGTTGAAAATTGTTAGCACAGCGAAATATTTAACGCATATTGATTATCCTGATATAATGTCTTTCTCTTTACGTCAAGAGAAAATAAAAACTTTATAAAACAGTGCTTTATGAGTGAGGTATTATAATACCTTATTGAAATAAGTTTATGGACAATTTAAACTTAAAAGGAATGTTACAAAAGGCTATTTTATCTTTAACGCGTGATTGTATTTTATTGATCTTCATTATAAAATAAATAACGATGCAGTTGTCTCGTTATTTTCTCAATGTTGAATTTTCTGCTTGTGGTCAAGCGTGGTTAGATGCTCTTGATGTTCAAGGGATAAATAATGCGCGTGCTATTTCTCAAAAGTTCGGTTTTCCAGATCAATTAGCGCGAGTCCTTTCAGCAAGAGATGTAGATGAAACTGAAGCTGTTTCTTTTATTAATCCAACATTGCGAACGCTTATGCCGGATCCAGAAAGTTTTAGAGATATGCAATGTGCAGCAGAGCGTATTGTTAAGGCTCTTCTCAATCAGGAACAGGTTGCTGTTTTTGGTGATTATGATGTTGATGGTGCATGCGCATCAGCACTCATAGCGCGTTTTTTTCGTTATTTTGGGATTGAAGTCAGAATTTATATTCCTGATCGTATTATTGAAGGCTATGGACCGAATGAACAGGCAATGAGAATGCTCGTGCAAGAAGGGGCTCGTTTAATTATCACTGTTGATTGTGGTGCCAATAGTCCAGATGCTGTAAAAGCGGCGAGGCTTGCAGGTGCTGATGTTGTGATTTTAGATCATCATCAAATGTCAGAGATTCATCAAGAAGCTGTTGCTCTTGTCAATCCTAATCGTCCTGATGATTTTTCTGGACAAGGGCATTTATGTGCAGCGGGTGTTGTTTTTGTTACATTAGCTTGGGTTCTTCATTTGTTGCGGAAAAAACAATTTGAAGGTCAACTGCCTGATCTTCTCAGTATGCTTGATCTTGTTGCATTGGCAACTATATGTGATGTTGTTCCATTACAGGGGGTTAACCGTGCTTTTGTGGTAAAAGGACTGCAAGTTGCTCGTTCTATGCATAATCCAGGGATAGCAGCTTTGACAAAGGTTGCACGGATAGGGGAGCCACTTAATAGTTTTCATTTAGGTTTTTTGTTAGGCCCTAGAATTAATGCAGGAGGGCGCATCGGTGATCAAGCTTTGGGAGCACGTTTGCTTAGCTGTGAGAATAAAGATGCAGCGGAAAAAATAGCAGAACAATTAGATCAGCTTAATCAAGAACGCCAAGAAATGGAGAACATTCAATTAGCACAGGCGGAATCTTATATTGCTTCTCTTTATCAAGATCAAAAAACACCAGTATCACTTGTCATTTCTCATCAAGAATGGCATCCGGGAATTATTGGTATTCTTGCATCCCGCCTCAAAGAGCGTTTTTTTTGTCCTGTTTTTGCTATTGCTTTGAAGGAAGATGGAAATGGCGTAGGGTCGGGACGCTCAATTAATGGCATAGATTTAGGTGCACTCGTTCGTGAAGCTGTTACACTCAATTTATTAGAAAAAGGAGGGGGGCATAGTATGGCAGCAGGAATTACAATTCAATCGACGAAAATTGAAATTTTTCGAAAATGGCTAGAAGAAAAAGTTTCTGTAATGGTTTCACAGTTGCATGCAAAAAAGTCTCTTAGTATAGATGGTGCTCTTTCTGCTTCTGGTGTTAATCAAGCGCTATTTGAGCTGCTTGAAAAGGCGGGACCTTTTGGGACAGGGAATGCAACACCTGTTTTTGTTCTACCCTCTCATCGATTAATGAATTTATCTGAAGTTGGTAAAGGACATCTTCGCCTTATTGTATCTAATGTGGAAGGAAAAAAACTGCAAGGAATAGCTTTTCGTGCTGTAGGAACCGCGCTTGGTCATTTTCTCTCTGAAAATATTGGTGAAATGATCCATTTAGCTGGTCATCTTAGTTTGAATTATTGGAATGGAACGATCAATCCGCAATTGCGCGTGATTGACGCTGCTGCAGTGGTTTAAAAAAGGTATTTTTTACATTAGATGTCTAAATTAGAAGCAAAAGTGGAATTTTCTTGTATGAAACGAAATCGTGCTTCTGGTTTTGTTCCCATGAGACTTTCTACAGTCTTTTTCGTTTCTTGCATTTCTACGGCATCAATAGAGACACGAAGTAATGTACGTTTTTGAGGATGCATTGTTGTTTCTTTAAGTTGTTCTGCGCGCATCTCACCCAGCCCTTTAAAACGCCCGATTTCAATTTTCGCTTTTCCCGTAAATTCAGTTTTGAGCAATTCATCTTTATGAATGTCATCGCGTGCATAAGCAACTTTCCCTCCTTGCGATATTCTATAAAGGGGAGGGACGGCGAGATATAAATGTCCCTGATGAATAAGATCAGGCATTTCTTGAAAAAAGAAGGTAATGAGCAGTGAGGCAATATGAGCACCATCAACATCTGCATCTGTCATGATGATAATACGTTCATATCTGAGATCTTTTTCACGATATTTAGAGCGTGTTCCACAACCAAGAGCAAGGATAAGATCGCTAATTGTTTGGCTTGAGCTCATTTTTTCATGGGCAGCACTGGCGACATTGAGGATTTTGCCACGAAGAGGTAAAATTGCTTGGTTGGCTCTATTTCTTGCTTGTTTAGCAGATCCTCCTGCAGAATCCCCTTCAACAATGAATAATTCAGCACCTGTAGCATGGTTTTGGCTACAATCTGCAAGTTTACCGGGCAGACGTAATTTACGGACAGCTGTTTTTCGACTGATTTCTTTATCTTGGCGGCGTCTAACACGTTCTTCAGCACGTTCAATAACCCAATCGAGAAGTTTTGTTGCTTCTTGGGGGGAATTTGCCAACCAATGATCAAAAGGATCACGGATTGCATTCTCAACAATACGCTGTGCTTCAATGGTTGCTAATCGATCTTTTGTTTGTCCAACAAATTCAGGATTACTGATAAAGACAGAAAGTATTGCGGCTGTTGAAATCATAATATCATCTGATGTAATGATCGCTGCGCGCTTGTTGCCTATTAACTCAGCGTAAGATTTCAATCCACGTAAAAGAGCTTGACGCAGTCCTGTTTCGTGCGTTCCTCCTTCTCCGGTGGGAATAGTATTGCAATAAGATTGCACACAAGGATCTCCACCATGCCAAGCGATGGCCCATTCAACACAGCCATGACCATTATTTTGTTGTGTTTTTCCAGAAAAAATTTCTGACGTGACGCGATATTCATCTTTTAACGATGCGAGTAAATAGTCTTTAAGCCCATTGGGAAAATGAAAAACAGCCTTTTCAGGAATATTTTTTACGCCTTCAAGTATGACGGGATCACAAGTCCAGCGAATTTTTACACCGCCAAAAAGATAGGCTTTGGAGCGCGCCATCTGATAAATTTTTTCCGGATCAAAAGCTGCTTTTTCACCAAAAATTTCACCATCAGGATGAAAACGAACACGTGTACCACGACGATTGTAAACATCTCCCAAATCTTCTAATCCAGATTGAGGAATACCACGTGAAAAACGTTGGCGGTAAAGTTTTCGTTCTCGTGCAACCTCAACTTCCATATTATCTGACAGGGCATTGACGACAGAAATTCCTACTCCATGAAGTCCGCCCGCAGTTTGATAAGCTGTTCCATCAAATTTTCCTCCGGAGTGGAGTTGTGTCATAATAACTTCTAGAGTTGATTTGTCAGGCATTTGAGGATGATTTTCGACAGGAATACCACGTCCATTATCTGTAACGGTTATATAACCGTTCTTATCTAATGAGACCTCAATGGAGTCTGCATAACCAGCCACAGCTTCATCCATCGCATTATCAATAATTTCGGCAAATAGATGGTGAAGTGCTTTACTGTCTGTTCCACCAATATACATTCCAGGGCGTAAACGTACAGGCTCTAAACCCTCAAGCACGCGAATAGAGAGGGCATTATAGTCGTCTTCTTGTGTATTTTTTGCACTTTTTTTTGAAATCATCGCTTTTGATTTCGTTGGAGACTGCAGAGTGCTTTCTTTTGTATTGACCCTAGATTGGGCTTTATTTAAAATACTAAAAAGATCCTTGTTGTTATCGCTCATAGCGTTTAACTATCTACCTCATGAAATAAAATATTTATTAGAATAAATTTTATGCCTGTTTTTTATTTAAAAATCAATGCAGCTAGGAAACATCAATTGTTGGACCAAAAATTTGTTCAAAAGCCTGTTTGAGAGCAATATCAATATCATGCATTGTTACAGGGCACCCTAGATCAAGAAAGCTTGTTACACCGTGGTTTGTAATTCCACAAGGAACAATTCCTGAATAATGGGCTAAATTAGGATTAACATTGATAGAGACGCCATGAAAACTTATCCATTTGCGCACTCGAATGCCAATCGCTGCAATTTTATCTTCGGAAGAAAGATCATTTTGCTTTGATGGACCATGAGATTGTTTAACCCAGACACCAACGCGATCTTCTCTGCGTTCGCCTTTAATATTAAAGCGCGCAAGCATTTGTATGATCCATTCTTCTAATGCACTAATGAAAGCACGGATGTCTTGTTTTCGGCGTTTAAGATCAAGCATAATATAAGCAATACGCTGTCCTGGTCCGTGATAGGTAAATTCACCTCCACGTCCTGCTTCGTAAACAGGAAATAAATGAGGCGCTAAAAGATCCTTTTTATCTGCACTCGTACCCGCAGTATAAAGGGAAGGGTGTTCAAGAAGCCAAACCTGTTCATGGGCCGTTTTTGCAAGAATTTTTTCCACACGTTCCTGCATGTAACGCAGCGCTTCAGGATATTCAACCAAATGATCACTTATTTTCCATTCAACGGGTGGATTCCCTAGAATTGCATTAAAATGATGTGATAAGTGACTACGATCCGTATGTTTCAATTTAAATGTCATTAGCAATATTTATCTTAATGTTTGAGTTTGTATTGTAATCAGAAAAATAACAAAAGCGTAAGATTAAGAGACACTTTATGAGAAATGCAATGAATTTTTAATGAGAAATGTAATGAATTTTATTAAAAAAAACGCGTTACGTTCGTTTTACCATCTTCCTGTTGCACCACCACCACCTGATGATCCACCACCACCTCTGAATCCTCCTCCTCCTGAATGTCCACCAAAAATTCCACCAGAATCTCTACCCTTCGTATTTAAGTTTAAAAACCAAGGTGTGAAGACAATACCCATCCAAAGATACTTTCGTGGACCTATTTTCTGACCAAAAATCATAGCAAGAATGGGTAACCCCATGGCTATAAAGAGAATGAAAAACATGATTGTATTTATAATCATTTCTTCTTTCGCAGCTTGTTTACGTTGTTCTTCAACAGCTTTAGCTTTTTGTTTGAGTCGAAAAGAAAAATCAGCATCGCTTTGTGTGATCACTTTGATAATTGCATGAACGGCTTCGACAATTCCTTTTTGATAATTTCCTTCACGAAAATGAGGAATCATAAAGCTATTAATGATGACAGAGGAAATGGCATCTGTTAGTTCTCCTTCCAGACCATAGCCTACTTCAATACGTGCTTCACGTTCATTAGGGGCAATGACGATTAATACGCCATTATTGATTTCTTTTTGACCTAACTTCCATGTGCGAAAAAGAGAATTGCTGTATGTCTCTATATCATTGCCCAAAAGAGTAGGGAGCGTTACAAGAACAATTTGATCTCCTGTTTGTTCTTCGAGTGTAGCGAGTTTTTCCGTTAAATTTCTCTTTGTTGCATGGTCAAGTAAATGAGCCATATCGTTGATATAGCCGGTTAAGGGAGGAAATTGAGTGTGTGCGTGAGTGACATTCCCCCATGTAATGATCAAGTAAAGAATGCTCAAAGAAATCCATAAACGTCGAAAAAAACGACGTTTTATAGCGTGTTCAAACGATTTCATTAATTAAAATTAACCTTTGGAGTTTGTTGACTATCCGTATCGATGGTAAAAGTTGGCATCGGTTTAGCGTCACGAAACCATAATTTTGCCCAAATCATTGTTGGCATTGTTTTGAGGGCCGTGTTGTAGGCACGAACCGTTTCAATATAATCGCGGCGTGCAACGGAGATACGGTTTTCAGTTCCTTCTAGCTGTGATTGAAGAGCAAGAAAGTTCTGGTTTGCTTTAAGATCCGGATAGTTTTCGACAACTGCCATAAGTCGCGAAAGGGCACTTGATAAATTTGCTTGATTTTTGAGATATTGCTGCATAATTTCCGGATTATTCAACATATCTGCATTAATGTTGACTTGTGTTGCTTTGGCACGTGCTTCAATGACATTTGTGAAAACGCTTTGTTCATGGGCTGCGTAAGCTTTAACTGTTTCTACAAGATTGGGGATGAGATCTGTACGGCGCTGGTATTGATTGAGCACTTCACTCCATGCGGCGTGTGCTTTTTCTTCATTTGTTGGTATCGTATTAAATCCGCAGCCACTTAAAAATGGTATGAACCCTACCAAAAAAATAATGATTGAAAATTGTTTTAATATTTTAAACATTGAAGAAGTTTGTCCATTTAACATAAAGAGGTCTCCACAGATATTTTATGTATCATATAGGGTTTATCTTACTGGTGGAAAGTATTTTGAATTTTATAAACAGCTATTGTTATCAATAAATTAACATATCTCTGCGTTTTTAGTACGCTTAAGTCACTTGTTGATATGAAAATAATAGTGAGAGTATAAATGTCATCTTATAAAAGATCAACGCTATTCATATCAATTATTCTTTACAGAAAATTATATTATTTTCATAGGACTTTTTTATTTCAGAACGTAGAAAATAACAATTGAGGAAGGGGAGAATGTCGGTATCAAGCTTATAAAAAGAAGAGGCCGTTCCCATTTTTCTTCCTTTAGAAGATAAGCTTAACCTATTGGATAAAAAGGCTTTTAAATTATGGATAGCAACAATTATGAAGAAGGTGAAAAACTCTATATTGCAAAATGCAAAATGAAAAGTTTTACGGATTAGCTGATGATTATGATCACTATCCTCCTCGCTGCCTTCCTCACTTTATTTAAGATCATGTTTCTCCCTTTTAAGAATAAAAAGCATTTGTCCATCGTGATATAGGGATTGGAATAGGTATTGTATGAGAGGGAATTGTTAATTTTTAGGGAATGAACATCAGTATCATGCTATTTTCATCCTAAGGAATGGCTTTTAAAAAAGCATTTTCATTCAAAGAGAGATTATATCTTTTTTATTTTATAGGTTTTATAGAAGGGTTAATAATGTTAAGAATTATACTTTAATTGAATAAAGAAAGAAAATTATGACGATTATACTAAAACCGGGTGAGGTAACACTTAGCGAACTTGAAGCTATTTATTTTAATGGTGAAGTGAGTAAACTTCATCATGACACGCATTTAGCTATCGAGAAAGGAGCGCAGCGCATTGCTGAAATTGCTGCTGGAAGCGAGCCTGTCTATGGTGTTAATACTGGCTTTGGGAAACTGGCTTCCATTAAAATTGATGCGGACAAAGTTACTGTTTTACAGAGAAATCTTATTTTATCCCATTGCTGTGGGGTAGGAGAGCCTTTAGCTGAAAATATTGTGCGTTTGATCATGAGCTTAAAGCTTATCTCTTTAGGAAGGGGAGCTTCTGGAGTTCGTCTAGAATTAGTCAATTTGCTGGAAAATATGCTTGAAAAGGGCGTTATTCCTGTCATTCCAGAAAAAGGCTCTGTTGGCGCTTCAGGTGATCTTGCTCCACTTGCTCATATGGCAGCTGTTATGATGGGAGAAGGAGAAGCGTTTTTTCAAAACATTCGTATGAGTGGAGCGCTTGCTTTAGAGAAAGCAGGATTATCCCCTATTATTTTAGAGGCAAAGGAAGGTCTGGCTCTTATTAATGGGACTCAAACATCAACAGCACTTGCACTTGCTGGGCTTTTTCGAGCTTATCGGGCATTGTGTGGTGGATTGTTGGCAGGGGCTTTAACGACAGATGCTACCATGGGGTCAACAGCGCCATTTCACCCTGATATCCATATTTTACGAGGCCATTATGGGCAAATTGCCGTATCGAAAACATTGGAAAAACTTGTAGAAGATTCAGAAATTCGTGCAGCCCATTTACGGGGTGATGAGCGTGTACAAGACCCTTATTGTATACGTTGCCAGCCACAGGTTATGGGGGCATGTTTTGATATTTTGCTTGCAGCAGCAAAAACACTGGTTATTGAAGCAAATGCAGTTACAGATAATCCGTTGATTTTAAGAAATGGTGAGGTTGTATCAGGGGGGAATTTTCATGCTGAGCCTGTAGCGTTTGCTGCTGATCAGATTGCTCTTGCTTTGTGTGAAATGGGGGCTATTTCTCAACGGCGTATTGCTCTTATGGTTGATCCAGCAGTCTCTTATGGTCTTCCGGCTTTTTTAGCCAACAATGCAGGTCTTAATTCAGGTTTTATGATTGCTGAAGTAACAGCAGCAGCTTTAATGTCTGAAAATAAACAAATGGCTCATCCTGCTTCCGTTGATTCAACACCAACTTCAGCCAATCAAGAAGATCATGTTTCAATGGCTTGCCATGGTGCTCGTCGTCTATTGGTAATGAGCGAAAACCTTTTTACAATTATTGGCATTGAAACGCTTATTGCAGCACAAGGAATTGAATATCGCGCACCTTTAAAAACAAGTACTCTTTTGCAGTCTGTTATGGAATGTTTACGCAAAAATATTGCTTCTCTTAAGGAAGATCGCTATCTGGCTCCAGATCTTCATCAAGCACATATACTTGTACGTGAAGGGCATTTATTATCTGTTTTACCAGAAACAATTTTTCCTTCATTAAGTTTTCAATGATATTTGTTTTAAGGTTAATGAGGAAGGGCGGATATTAAATTTTGAAACTTCCTCATATAAAAATATAGAAAATCAATACTATATTTCAATTAGTTAATCAATTGTGTATATATCTTCTGTTCGTAATCAACTATATATATTTTACTTTATAGTGATCTGAATTTATCATCATAATTTTATAATCTATAAAATTGAAGTAAATATAATTTATGATTTCTATTAGAGATTTTTAATTTAAATAATATCCAAAAATTATATATTGTAATATTATGTTTTTATAATTATAAATTATATTATATGCATTATTTTAAATAAAAATTTTATTTTATATTCTTCTTATTTGTTAATACTTTATGAGTTTTATAGTTCATTTTTTGTATTTTAATTAAAAAAGGAGAAATAAATGTTTAAAAGTACTAGATTAGGTATTTTAACAACAATTCTTTTTTGTTTTTCACAAACTCTTGAGGTTCATGCAAATTTTAGGAGAGGTAGCTTTCCAGAGGGAATTTTTATTATGATGGTGTCTCAAGAGAAGAAGCCTCTTGTTTCGGCGAAAAACAAAGGTTTGATTTCTATCTCAGAGAGAACTCCTAGAGATAAGGTGGATGCTATCATTGGACCAACAGTTAAAGATGCTATTTTTACTGTATATTTTTTTTTCATTGGAAAGCTTGTCGTTAGGGCAGTTGGAGTTCTTAAAAGGTGGGTTGTAGATACACTGTCTCATACCTTTGAAAACTGGCGAGATTCGTATTATCATTGATTGAACTATTCAATTGGCGTAAAAAATTTGTTTGTGGGGCCAAAGAGAGTTTGCTTAAAGTAACAAAAAATTGATTGCACGCTTGTTAATACGTTTGTTATGAATTTTTAGGCTTCTATTTCGGTGTACTGAGATAGAAGCCTGAAAGTTCACGCTACATTAAGGCTAATTTTCTTTGTAAAAAGCCATGGAATACGAAATGAATTAAATGACAATTATAAAAAAATTCATTATCACTTTATTTCAATAAAATAATACAAAATTGCAGGTTATAAAAACTGTATAATTTGCCATATAAGTATTTTTTATTGTTTAGAGCAAAGCGTTGGACTGGCTGGTTTTTGATGTTTTTTGAAATATATTCGTGAAAGAAACATGAGACTTTATTTATCATAAAGCTGTTTATTGTGGTGTGGATTTTCACAAACATTTTAATAAAGAAGGAAAGTAATGGCAAGAAATGAACTGAAACGAGGGATGAGTAAGCGCCAAGTTATTTTTTTAGCTCTTGGCTCTGCTATTGGAACAGGTCTTTTTTATGGATCGGCCCAAGCAATTAAGCTTGCAGGTCCCAGTGTTTTGATTGCCTATTGTATTTCTGGTTTAGCTATTTTTATGGTTATGCGGGCTTTAGGAGAGATGATCCTTCATAATCCATTACCTGGTTCTTTTGCGCGTTATGCGGCAAATTACATATCGCCATTGGCAGGTTTTTTAACGGGGTGGACATATGTATTTGAGATGATTCTTGTTGGTTTGGCTGATATTACAGCTTTTGCCACTTATATGGGGTTTTGGTACCCTGATGTTGCTCCTTGGATATGGGCATTGAGTATTACACTCATCATTACAGGTATTAATTTAGCTGCTGTAGAAGTCTATGGTGAGCTAGAATTTTGGCTGTCTTCTATTAAAGTGATCGCTATCATTGCAATGATTATTTTAGGCATAGCAATTATTTTTTGGGGAGGGGGGGAAGATTATCATTCTTCTACTGTTACTGTTCATAATTTATGGAAGAATGGTGGTATTTTCCCCAATGGTTGGTTTGGTTTTTTAGCTTGCTTTAGTGTTGTTGTTTTTGCTTTTGGTGGTATAGAAATCATTGGCATGGCAGTCATGGAAGTTCAAAACCCTCATCAAACGATTTCAAAGGCAATTAATTCTACTCCAT from Bartonella kosoyi encodes the following:
- the parE gene encoding DNA topoisomerase IV subunit B; the protein is MSDNNKDLFSILNKAQSRVNTKESTLQSPTKSKAMISKKSAKNTQEDDYNALSIRVLEGLEPVRLRPGMYIGGTDSKALHHLFAEIIDNAMDEAVAGYADSIEVSLDKNGYITVTDNGRGIPVENHPQMPDKSTLEVIMTQLHSGGKFDGTAYQTAGGLHGVGISVVNALSDNMEVEVARERKLYRQRFSRGIPQSGLEDLGDVYNRRGTRVRFHPDGEIFGEKAAFDPEKIYQMARSKAYLFGGVKIRWTCDPVILEGVKNIPEKAVFHFPNGLKDYLLASLKDEYRVTSEIFSGKTQQNNGHGCVEWAIAWHGGDPCVQSYCNTIPTGEGGTHETGLRQALLRGLKSYAELIGNKRAAIITSDDIMISTAAILSVFISNPEFVGQTKDRLATIEAQRIVENAIRDPFDHWLANSPQEATKLLDWVIERAEERVRRRQDKEISRKTAVRKLRLPGKLADCSQNHATGAELFIVEGDSAGGSAKQARNRANQAILPLRGKILNVASAAHEKMSSSQTISDLILALGCGTRSKYREKDLRYERIIIMTDADVDGAHIASLLITFFFQEMPDLIHQGHLYLAVPPLYRISQGGKVAYARDDIHKDELLKTEFTGKAKIEIGRFKGLGEMRAEQLKETTMHPQKRTLLRVSIDAVEMQETKKTVESLMGTKPEARFRFIQENSTFASNLDI
- the lipB gene encoding lipoyl(octanoyl) transferase LipB, giving the protein MTFKLKHTDRSHLSHHFNAILGNPPVEWKISDHLVEYPEALRYMQERVEKILAKTAHEQVWLLEHPSLYTAGTSADKKDLLAPHLFPVYEAGRGGEFTYHGPGQRIAYIMLDLKRRKQDIRAFISALEEWIIQMLARFNIKGERREDRVGVWVKQSHGPSKQNDLSSEDKIAAIGIRVRKWISFHGVSINVNPNLAHYSGIVPCGITNHGVTSFLDLGCPVTMHDIDIALKQAFEQIFGPTIDVS
- a CDS encoding response regulator; the protein is MSKKVMIVEDNELNMKLFRDLVEASGYETVETRNGLMALDLARSSMPSLILVDIQLPEVSGIDVIKQLKEDEELRSIPVVAVTAFAMKGDEERIRASGCEEYMSKPISVPHFITMVKHFVD
- the rpsI gene encoding 30S ribosomal protein S9, translating into MAEINSLAELSVVTNTVEAHENTAPVHVQKLDSQGRAYATGKRKDAVARVWIKPGSGKITINNKEFDKYFARPVLRMILRQPIVATNRDTQFDIIATVAGGGLSGQAGAVRHGISKALTYYEPELRPILKKGGFLTRDSRVVERKKYGKAKARRSFQFSKR
- the recJ gene encoding single-stranded-DNA-specific exonuclease RecJ; the encoded protein is MQLSRYFLNVEFSACGQAWLDALDVQGINNARAISQKFGFPDQLARVLSARDVDETEAVSFINPTLRTLMPDPESFRDMQCAAERIVKALLNQEQVAVFGDYDVDGACASALIARFFRYFGIEVRIYIPDRIIEGYGPNEQAMRMLVQEGARLIITVDCGANSPDAVKAARLAGADVVILDHHQMSEIHQEAVALVNPNRPDDFSGQGHLCAAGVVFVTLAWVLHLLRKKQFEGQLPDLLSMLDLVALATICDVVPLQGVNRAFVVKGLQVARSMHNPGIAALTKVARIGEPLNSFHLGFLLGPRINAGGRIGDQALGARLLSCENKDAAEKIAEQLDQLNQERQEMENIQLAQAESYIASLYQDQKTPVSLVISHQEWHPGIIGILASRLKERFFCPVFAIALKEDGNGVGSGRSINGIDLGALVREAVTLNLLEKGGGHSMAAGITIQSTKIEIFRKWLEEKVSVMVSQLHAKKSLSIDGALSASGVNQALFELLEKAGPFGTGNATPVFVLPSHRLMNLSEVGKGHLRLIVSNVEGKKLQGIAFRAVGTALGHFLSENIGEMIHLAGHLSLNYWNGTINPQLRVIDAAAVV
- the rplM gene encoding 50S ribosomal protein L13; this translates as MATFSQKPTEVVKKWVIIDAENLVLGRLATFVANRLRGKHKATFTPHVDDGDNVIVINADKIALTGKKYTDKKYYWHTGYIGGIKERTARQLLEGRFPERVVEKAVERMIPRGPLGRRQLKNLRVYAGSQHPHEAQQPESLDVSALNRKNKRIA